The Megalobrama amblycephala isolate DHTTF-2021 linkage group LG10, ASM1881202v1, whole genome shotgun sequence DNA segment AAATAGATGTATGTGTCTCtcatataaaaatgtatgtctGTTTGTAATTCTAGGCCATAGAAATGGAGCTGCGTAAAATGGAGGTCGTTCAGGCTAACAGACAGGTGTCACTGTTGATTTCCTTCATGCCTGACTCCTTCCTGAAACACGGAGGAGACCATGACTGCATCCTGGCTCTACTGCTCATCCCACGACTCATCTGCAAGGTGAATGTTCAGAACTATGGTTcagaatatatgtgtgtgtttacattcgGGAGTGTACCCAGCATTTGCAATGACTAAGGTATGTCACGCCAATagctttaattattttcattacatgttATTGCATTGCTGTTTGACACCATTCTGCTGTCAAAACATACATAtcattttcactgttttttgttaaaggtgctaaagaggatgttttgttttatacatttttgcaatattacttgaaactgtctttactaactgataaaagactatttattaggtgcactgaaaggaataatattaatatacatcatctgtgcacaaggtagggccttaaaaacatcagccaatcatcagccgatgatcgcgtaaacgattggccctctggcttgtcaatcactgccatgacgttccttgtgcgagacgtgcgcgactgcgtgctccagtaactttccacactccacaggcgccgcgtgcaatgtttttgtcaggagacaggagtaacaactgcagattatgagttacctgcggtgagtccaacataatgaatccactaacatgacacagcgaatgccggtggtaaacactcgtgttccaatactcgtgcacgagttttgggaggcgttccctcgaaatgagctgtgaaggaggggggttgttcttacgcatgcgctcatttcaaaaactcagtaacagtctttggtttctcagttgacgaaaagatcctctttagcgcCTTTAATTAGTCACATTTATGGCTCAGGTGATTGACTCAAATGTTAGCCCCAAGGCTAAACCCAGGCCTTTTCAGTCTTTTAGATGCTTTGGACTCCCAAAAATTATCACCTTTGTGTAAGGACCAAATCCTAAAATTTTAGAGACATATATATAGTTTCTTGCATAAAGTCCCAATTTATTCtgtgaaaaattaatattataaatgtctaaaATATTAGATGTAAAATATTCTCTTAAGTTACTTTACCTTTTTGAACTCATACGATTCTAGtactgtattcatttatttaatgattgttttaaaatatttatttttatgtatgcatttatttactcatttactcatacattttaattatttttattagtttgttttaatcatttttttatttatttattttaatattattgtttttatttatttaattatttacattctatttgtttgtttatttggaaaatattaaaaatatgtctaaaatattatttggaaaatatttagttaatatGTCTTAACTGTATGtgtcttatttattttaattaatttatttatttaatcattaaCTTATTTGTTTTAAGCTATTTTTACTCATATTAAGctattagtattattttatttgcttgtatttaatttttattttttattattttattatttgtttagtaatcttaatcttttttatttatttatttattttgttaattttttttttttacacattttctaAACATATCCACAGACCCCCTAGAACGCGACAGTTTTAAAACCCCTGGCTTAACTTGTCTTCAGCATGTGCACTAACCACTAAGCTACAGCTCCAATCCAAGATTCCTTGTTGCGAGTTTTGgttgaatgtgtttgtgtgtgtatatgttgtAGGCAGAGCTGATCAGTAAGCAGGCCCAGGAGAAGTTTGAGTTGACTGAGACTTGCTCTCAGAGGGCTGGGATGAGAGGAGCCGCCGGCGAACGGCTGAGCTTTGCTGCAGGACTCATCTATTCTCTCACACTGCTACAGGCTGCACTGCACAAATATGAACAGTAGGTTTACCTGAACGTGCACTTTCTGAAGATTTACCATCCTCAAGAGTATTAAAGAACTCATGAAATAAGTCAATAAATGCCTTTATTTTTCCTGTTGACGCAGCCTCAAAAGGCATACTGTTTTTTAAGATGTCTCCCTCTTTATCTCTCTCTTGCAGTGCTCTGAGTCAGTGCAGTGTGGACGTATACAAGCGTGTGGGTTCTCTGTACTCTGAAATGAGCGTCCATGAGCGTTCCCTGGATTTCCTCATAGACCTCTTGTACAAAGACCTGCTGGATGAAACTGTCAATGTGGAACCTCTAACCAAAGCTATTAAATACTATCAGGTATCATAGCATAATGCCATTTGTAACACTTGAATTGCATAACTGTAATATTTCTCCTATATTAATatgttatataatgttattgacccaaacatttgataaaatttgaaaatatcCCATTGATGAAAAATAACAGACAGTGATGCTGTCATTGCTAATATTCGCATACGACATTGCATGTTATTTGTACATGATTGGTCTATTTAAACACAATATTTACACTGCAAAGAAGAAGCTGAGTTATTTGTTGATTCTCATTCTTAACTGACAGAAAACAAGATGTTCACTGCAGCTCCAGTGCCACATTTACAAACCAAAACCCGAACTTACCTAAGACACTAATATTGTTCACCTTTCAAACTCTGGTGTTTTCTTCAGAAAGTGTAGTTATTTATTGACATGCATTTCTCTTTTTTGCAGCACCTTTACAGTATCCATCTCGCCGAACAGCCTGAGGACTGTACCATGCAGTTAGCGGACCAcatcaaagtaaaaaaaaatcagatagaGACACACTGCAGGTCTGTTACACACATCTATAACACATATTCATGTGTGTCTGTAGTTTACCCAGAGTGCTCTGGACTGTATGGCTGTGGAAGTGGGGCGTCTAAGGGCCTTCATACAAACGGGACAGGACGAGGAAGGGTTTTGTGTGCTGCTGAAGGATCTGGACACTTCCTGTAGTGACATACGACAGTTCTGCAAGAAGATCCGCCGTCGTATGCCAGGCACAGATGCACCAGGCATCCCAGCTGCCCTCAGCTTCGGACCACAGGTGATGGGCACCCAGATCTTATTCATATACTCTGTATGTTAAATTCTATACATATCTTCAATATCTAAGCCTTCCATTGATGGGGTTTAGGTGTGTGAGACCCTGGCAGAGAGCAGAAGGCAGCTGGCCTGGGTGAATGCTGTGCTCCAGGAAGTGGCAGCAGCAGCCGCTCAGCTCATCGCCCCTCTCAGTGAACATGAGGGACTTCCAGCCGTCAAACTGGAAGACATGGCCTTTAAAGCAGCTGAACAGGTATGTTTGGGTGAATCCTGTAATAACATGTATGGGTCACCACAAAAtcgaaattaaaaataacacactactggggtcagtaagatttttttaagaagtctcttatgctcaccaaggctgcgtttatttggccaaaaatacaataaaaaacagcaatgttgggaaatattatatttgaaaatgtaatttattcctgtgatcaaagctaaattttcagcatcatcttcagtgtcacatgatccttcagaaatcattctaatatgttgatttgctgctcaagaaacattattttgttcttaaatataatataacataatataatataattagagCTGTCAAAATGATTAATCGcaatctaacataaaagtttgtaaagaaatacacacacatatatatatatatatatatatatatatatatacggtaTATATAtacggtatatatatatatttacaaacttttatgttaaatGCGATTAATCTCGATTAAGCGATTTTTAAAgcactaaatataatataatataattagtgctgtcaaatcgattaatcgcaatctaacataaaagtttgtaaataaatacacacaaatatatatatttatttacaaacttttgttagatgcaattaatcacgattaagtGATTTTAAAgcactaaatataatataatataattagtgctgtcaaatcgattaatcgcaatctaacataaaagtttgtaaatgaacacacacaaaaatatatatttatttacaaacttttatgttagatgcgattaatctcgattaagcaatttttaaaacactaaatataatataatataatgtaatataatataattagtgctgtcaaatcgattaatcgtaatctaacataaaagtttgtaaatgaatacacacaaatatatatatatatttacaaacttttatgttagatgcaattaatcatgCTTAAGTGATTTATAAAgcactaaatataatataataaatataaatataaatataattagtgttgtcaaatcgattaatcgcaatctaacataaaagtttgtaaataaatgtgtgtgtatttatttagaaacttttatgttagattgCGTGAATTAAGTGATTTTTAAAgcactaaatataatataatataatataatataatataatataatataaaaatgacaatGTGGGGATGTAATTTAATCTCTTTGgatctttttttcagatctatGGGTCACAGGGCATAAACCCCCAAGAGTGTCTGCGGCAGTCATGCAGTGTTGTCATAGCAACCATGAACAAGATGGCTACCGCTATGCAGGAGGGAGAATATGACTCTGACAGACCACAGAATGGGGTAAGTTTGTCTCTTTCAGTTTGTCCATCTGCCTGTATAACACTGGCTATGAATGTGTGTTATGTGTCTATTGTATAGATATCTCCTGCTGAAGTCCGAGCAGCGGCACTAAGGGCAGAAATCACTGATGCTGAAGGACTCGGTCTCAAACTTGAGGACAGAGAAACTGTAATCAAAGAGCTGAAGAAATCCCTTAAAATAAAGGTAGAAACACTCATACTCAGACATACTTGGAGGCACAAGATAACAAAATCTACAAATTATGTGAAAATGGTCCTGTTCATATAGGGAGAGGAACTGAGTGAGGCCAATGTGCGTCTCAGTTTGCTGGAGAAAAAGCTGGACAGTGCGTCTAAAGATGCAGATGAGCGAGTGGAGAAGATTCAGACGATCCTAGATGAGACGCATTCAAtcctgaaaaagaaagaaaagtatGTGATGATGGGGGTTCTTGCACATATTTATCCAGCAGCTTGTCACCCTAACTCCTAATGTGGTTCTTAATGCCCTAGGATAGTGATGGGGATAATATACTATAAAAATATGTGTATTATAATCTATAGGGAGTTTGAGGAGACCATGGATGCTCTCCAGGCTGACATAGACCAACTAGAGGCAGAGAAAGCAGAGCTTAAGCAGAGAATCAACAGCCAATCAAAGATGACCATTGAGGGATTGAGAGGAAGTCAAGCCTCTGGCATCGCCTCCATTGTGACTTGTGGCATCACTGCTGGTAAGAGACCGCTAATCAGTTTAACTTAAACAATTAGTTAAAATGTCTTTCTTAAGTTTAATTTTAACCGGTCTAATGTGTCTTCCATTGTTTGTATTCCTTATAGAAGAACAAAAAGGTAAATTTGTTGTCAGTGTGGCATTTAAATATCTCTTACTCATGGTCTTTCTGTGTGCTGCATGTGTGCATGCAAGTTATTCTTGTGTATGTTACTAGATGcaataatatttagtttgtgcTTTACAAATATTTGATCATGCTTCCCTTTCACAAGTTGCATGTGCTGTATGGTAGGCTTATTTAATGCACGGCTCTTGATTACTGCCCTTTATTGCACAGAATGATtgactctgattggtcagttgtgACATTCTGCtcaaatcattttaaaactGCTGAACAATTCACAACAATTTAGTTTCCTTTCTTATAGCATTCTGCATGGTATTTCATGTCTCCCATAAACTTTGTGGTCTCTGTCTTCTCATCTAATATATTTAGTCAGTTAAATATTCTAACTTTTTAGGTTTATTTTTGTGATAATGTGCATTATCACTTATATATATGCTTTGTAAACCAATCTAATATTTGAAATCTCAGTTATTGTAGctgttttattattatcttaATTTAGTGGCCTATTAAGAAAATCCTGAATGGATTTAATAGAATCCACCTGGAAGATGCTTCCTTTGAGATGTCAGTGTTTTAATATAATAGTTTAATCAACACTGGTAagaaactgtaatattgtgaaatataattataatttaaaataactattttctgtttgaacatattttaaaatgtcatttattcctttgatggcaaagctgaattttcagcatcattactcacatcagtcacatgatccttcagaaatcattctaatatgctgatttgctgcaaGAAAGCagaatttcttattattatcagtgttgaaaacagttgtgctgcttaatatttttgtgtgatacattttttttttcagaatattttgtaacattataaatgtctttactgccacttttaaATTTTCACAAAGTCCTTGCATTAATTTCTTTACTCTACTCtctctatatatttttaaatattttagagaAATATATCAGTTGTCTCTGTCTTTCTTAACATGTAATTTAATAGGAGTGTGTGCAGCTGCTGGAGTGCAAGTGATAGATTCCCCACTGCTGACTCAGCAGATCGAAGCTCAGCGACTCAGCATAAAGCACTTGAAGAACGAGAACAACAGACTGAAGGTCTCTCCTACTTCCTCACAAGCACATTTCCCCAATGCAGGCACAGAGGAAATACAGTACTCTCACTTTTGTTTTCGTGTGTGTGAACTGCAGGCAGAAAAGATGCGGGTTCAGCTGGCGTCTCTCCCTCCTCTGAACGTTACAAAGCTGGGCTGGCGAGAGGGCTGCAGGCCGGAGGTATTGTCTAGCGCCCTCTACCGCAAAACAGACCAACTACTGGACACTCTGCTCCAGATGAGTGCCAATGTGAAAGTGGTGGACATCACAGGGAAATCTCCAGGTTTGTCATAATTAGACTTGACAACACAGATTTCTGTTGTTTTTACATGAATTATGTTAGTATTTGTGTTTGATTAACAGTGAGTCCCAGTGCGCAGCTCCTAGAGCAAACTGCTAGACTGCAGTCGCTCAGCGACACCCTCGATAGGCTTaaggtaaaataaaaatgcttaaaaacatcattaaaatgtctcctGTATTTACTTAAGCAACATATTTCTTTGAAGGATGAGGTTGCTGAACATGTAGTGACTCATAGGCCTGGAGCTCAAGTCTCGTCTGATTTTGCCACTTTTCCCTGCACTTCCTTTGTGAAGGTAAGAGATGCACAGAATGACATTGATCCACATCGTTTGGGTCTGTATAAATCTCTCATTCGTTTTCTTTGTGCTCTCAGGCAAAGGAGGAGAAGAAAGGAGATGCTGTGTTAGTCGGCCGTGTGATGATGCCTTGCGCTCGAGGGCAGGAACAGGTGCATCGTCTGGTGCTTTCACAGACACAGTTACAGAGAGTTCATCACCTTCTCCAGACTTAAAATGACCCATCGCctctttacaaaaaaacaaaacttactCAAAGTCAATCTCCAAAACCCGAGAATTGAAACAACAGacatcccagctaacagggaacaatCTCAGAACTTTGGttaatgttttttctgaaaCGTTATAGTCAGATGTTTGTCTAATGTTCTggcaaagttatgaacaaacattcttccagtaacattaatagaatgttcattcaaagttatctggtctttaataatgttgtcAAAATGTTAACACAAAATGTTAGCGCATTGTGTTTGCAAAATTATAAAGTGGAATGTCCTGAACGTTCAGGGAACGAtcagaaataacgttttcataacttaatgggaacgttagcaaaatgttcttagaatatatttttgttagctgggattATGGAGAATATATTGTGTAAACAACTATTATCCATATTTATGTTCACAAACCAGTGCTTCATTAGGTCAGGCTCACTTTCAGTGTGATAATGGCCACGTACACACTACAGCTAAATTcggttgtcagttcaccttttagtgcttaatctCGTTCTGTACCAacacagttcagtaaaatacgtgagtgacaaccgcattctacaaccgtattaactcccgaaaaatacaggtaagttagtgacaaccgcattaacagaaattctatgcagtgtgtacggaaccgaactgaacaactagttgttaatgACGTTTACGTGCACCGGTGTAACGTTTGTCTCTCGTGTATGCGCGGCGAATCACAGGGAAAGCACAAGCCTATCCAaatgctttatgctgaaaatcGCGATTCATGTCTGCTGACTTTAATAACTCCATAAACCCGTTTGCTTTATGAGACGAGCTAAAACAACAAGCTTATAATGAGTGACCATGGCAACACAGAATGAGTGCCGCGCGCTGTGTGAAACTGGCTATacaagcataaacaaaacacgACGCCTCCGTCGACTGTGTTAGTGTGTTTAgttaaattgctgaaaataacgagtgttttgtcactttaatattactttggtcacgaTAACGGATACCAAACACGAGAGACGCCAGAACGTCACTATGGtttccaagctgtcaatcatcgcatTTTCGAGAGTGAGTCGTGTTCCGTACACACACGTAACGATAATTTAGGGGATTCActcccgcatttaaatgcggttgtcactcctgaaacttacAGTGTGTACGTATCTACCACACcaaaatttgtgaaaatgatacAAAAAGGTTACAGATTTGAAACACGAGACATGCTGAGGATATTTTATTATCAAGGCATGAAATGGATGATTCAGCATGACCACTGCTGCTTTGTACTGTACCTGTATCCATGTAATCCCTTTCTTTCTCTTCCCAATTTGGATTGCCATTGATCCATGTTTACAAGTATTTAGCTAACAGGATTTAAATTTAAACCATCTATGTGTTTAATTAGTGGTGCTTTTTAAGTGATTAGACTTATGATTTTCAACTGACGGACgataaaacaggaaaaaaattcCAATAAAATAGGAGAAGAGACCCGAGCCATGTGATTCGACCAGTAAACGACCAccaaacaccctagcaattgCATCGCAACATACTAAAAACCaatgaaaacaattgaaaaccTCATAGCAATGCTCTGGCAACTTCCTGAAGCTTACATTATcttcagaaaatattaaaagttGGATAAAAATCTAGTTGACCAATTCATTGTCTGGTCACATTTACTTTTGTTTGGCAAATTTTAATGGCTGAAATCCAGTCCTTTCAATTTGGAATACCCATGCAAATTTCGCAACGGATTCTCCGTGTTGATCAACAGAAAGccgcttggtttgaaagtgattctgagctgtgcttcatacatgGCTTTTGACAATAGAACATTTTTGCTCATGAAATCTCACTAATGTAACCTCACCTTAATAATCAAGTGTTTCAGATATAAAGGTGAGTATCAAACCTTTGATTTTAGTCATTTCATACATGGAGTGTATCCAGAACATTCTGGATAGGGAGGCCAAAGATCGACAAATACACAATTTTGGGGCTCTATTTATTCTGCATAACTGTGATTGAGTGCATGTTCAATAACTGGTCATCAGCACATCAGATGCTGTGATTGCCTGGCTCTGCCCTCTTCTATACTCAAAACAGTTATCCAGGTGTCGGAAAGAGAGTATGAAAAGAGCGTATGCTTTTCACATAAACAATAAGTCAAAGATTTAACAACTCTGTGTGCTTAACTGTCATGCCTGAATGTGCCACGCCAATGTGCTTTTGTAAAGAATATACAATTGTCCTTTTGAGTGAATGATCAGATTTAGTGCCAAGCAAGGGCGAGATCAAAACATCAGGCAAATGCAACTGTTGGCTCAAATAAAAAGAGGACATTAgataacaatatttattaactgtTGTATATTTGCTCCAAGAGCTTGTCAGTATTCAAGTGGTCTTAAGTTAGCAATGGTTTGCTTTGTTACTATTAAGTTATTAATCTATTAACTGTACAAAATGCATACTGTTACAGTATTGTTGAATGTGTTGGCatctttatattatatatattgtgattgaattaatttaaataaattattaagcTATTACTTGCATATTGTTTGGCGTAAGTAATTTTTACGCAGGATGCCCTTCCTGATGCAACCCAGCACTATATTCTCCTCAGAGGGGCAAAGGTGCTTTGGAAAGAGCTTGCATAGATAAAACTAATGTGAATACATGGGACATATTTGCATTGACTCACCAGCAATGAAAGAGCTTATAGAAACAGTTTGCAGAAGAGCCATAAAAATGCTGATAGataaaattgttgaataaatatgCCCTTTTTATGTTGCTCTTACTGATCTGTTTACCACAGTCAAGAGCCACACAACTCTGTATCACTTACTGGAACTGAAGAATATATTCTTCTTAACATGGCATCAGATGGGATATACTAATCACAATTTGGGTGTCTGAACAAAACTAGGAACTACCAGTGTGATTTTGCAACATATGGATACCACCAAAATATTGGACGGTAATAATACGGCTCCTCACAGCAATTGCACCAGCACAATAGCTAACATCCAAGAGATTGTCAGATGGATCACATTTGCTGTTGGGCTTCCAGGCATCGGCGTTTCTATTTACCTCATGGGCATGCAAGCAAAAACTGGCAAGGCTGCTCCTGTCTACCTCATCAGCCTGCTCGCATCCGACATCTTCAGCATCCTTGGGCGGCCGAAGGCGTCAGCGGAGGACAACAAGCAAACCAGTATGCAGAGTATGGATATATCCTACCTGATATTCTACTTCGGCATCATTTCCAACATCGTGTTCATGGTCTGCGTTGCACAGGAGCGATATCTGTTGGTAACCTGTCCAAAATATAACACCTTCTGTGTAAAACTCAAGCAGTCAAGCATGATTTCATTGGCTGTGTGGGCAGCTCCGTTTGCAATACTCTTTCTGGTTTACCAAGGATATGACGTCTTGTTTTCCATAGCTCTTCTTCTCCCACTACCACTCCTGGTGTTTTTCTTTCTGGATTCTTTCAGAGCCTTATGGTGTACAAGATGGTCAGTACCTGTGACTAACAGAAACAAGATTCTGGGTATGCAGGCGGCTATCTTGTGTAATTACAGTATACTTTACCTCCCCTTTGTCCTAAATACACTGTTCAAGGCATTGTCTCTAAGCTCCTACGTTTGCTACTTGGGACTTGTATCTGATCTTCTTCTCTATCTTGGACCACTTGTGGACCCATTCCTCTCAATCCTTCTTACGAATGGAATTGGTGACATTTTGAAGGCCTTTCCCTGCTGTAAGAGGACAAACGCACAGGAGAATATGGAGAGTGTGAATACAGACACTGTGGAAACAGTGTCTGGTATTTTATCTGTGCTCTGAGAATAATAATCGTAAAATTGATCATCAAAAAATTGAACTAATAACTGTTTGTTTTGattgttacatttttacagcttagtttaaagggttatgccacccaaaaatgaaaattcttcatgttgtttcaaacctttATGACATACTTTCTTCTGTGAGATACAAAAGgatatattttgagaaatgtctcaaTGATTTTTCTGTCCATACAATGATAGTAAATGGTCACCAAAATTGTTTAGCTACCGACATTGTTTTATGGTCTacataagaaagaaagtcatacaggcttgaaacaacatgagggtgagtaaattatgacagaatcttcatttttgtttgaactatcccttaagaTGATTCAATCCCATAAAGATGTTCAATCTTATGCCAAAAACACCGCATGAGAAGACAAAGCAAGCAGCTAAAATTGTGTTTAAATTTGccattataataaaattatttgataTTGGTAACTCGAGTTCTACATCGctcatttgaaaaatatttggCTTGACACAAAGGGTGAAATCAAATAATGCTTTGACACAGATGTGTGCTACTGTATGCCCTTTAGCTGTACTATGTAAAATATTGATGATATACAGTAATGTAGTGCACTGTAATAACTATTCAGATATTTAAAGGACAGTTTACCCccaaagagtttttttttgaAATCCACATGATGTTTAGTAGAAAATCCAAGCTGCTCCTTTTCATACAGAAAAGCTCTCACAAAAGCTATCATATAGCTCCAGATGACTTAGAATATAGTGCATGGGTTGTATGGACCACTTTCATGGTGCTTGTCAGTTTTGTAGACTAGTAAACCTTTCACTTTCATTCTATGGAGAAGATCAGACACTCTGATTGACATCTCTTTTTATGTTTGAAAAGAGAGAATCATATGGATCTAAAATAACATGAGAGTTAGTATATAATGACAGAAGCGTTTgtatataatgaataatgacagaatttaaatttcaaggtgaattatcccttttaaaggtgccctagagttaaatattgaatttatattggcatagttgaataacaagagttcagtacatggaaaagacatacactgagtttcaaactccattgtttcctccttcttatataaatctcatttgtttaaaagacctccgaagaacaggcgaatctcaacataacaccgactgttacgtaacagtcaggatcattaatatgtgtgcccccaatatttgcatatgccagcccatgttcaaggcattagacaagggcaggacgtctggatgtgcacagctgaatcatcagactaggtaagcaagcaaggacaatagcgaaaaatggcagatggagcaataataactgacatgatccatgttaacatgatatttttagtgatatttatgaattgtctttctaaatgtttcgttagcatgttgctaatgtactgttaaacgtggttaaagttaccatagtttattactgtattcacggagacaagagagccgtcgctattttcatttttaaacac contains these protein-coding regions:
- the dctn1b gene encoding dynactin subunit 1 isoform X1 — its product is MSQMKRYTYSRTTSSGSSRMSSDGGGRPVKVGSLVEVIGKGHRGTVAYIGNTLFASGKWVGVILEEPKGKNDGTVQGKRYFTCQENHGIFVRQSQIQLVEDMADTTSPDTPEAATSKVLKREIIEGPKSNKVRGTKPKKAPTTRKTTARRPKQTRAGVGVKVGSGSASAGEMSSSEPSTPAQTPLAAPVIPSPLGKLPSPGAPPIPGPSKEEESLRAQVKDLEEKLETLKMKRTEDKAKLKELEKHKIQLEQLQEWKSKMQEQQNELQKQLKEAKREAKEALEAKEHYMEEMSDTADAIEMATLDKEMAEERAESLQLEADALKERVDELTMDLEILKHEIEEKGSDGAASSYHIKQLEEQNARLKEALVRMRDLSASEKQEYAKQQKQMEKKNFELDTLRCQKEKLQEEMKMAEKTIDELKEQVDAALGAEEMVEMLTERNLDLEEKVRELKETVTDLEAINEMNDELQENARETELELREQLDLGAAGVREAEKRVEAAQETVADYQQTIQKYRELTAHLQEVNRELMSQQEANAELQQQPAEIFDFKIKFAETKAYAKAIEMELRKMEVVQANRQVSLLISFMPDSFLKHGGDHDCILALLLIPRLICKAELISKQAQEKFELTETCSQRAGMRGAAGERLSFAAGLIYSLTLLQAALHKYEHALSQCSVDVYKRVGSLYSEMSVHERSLDFLIDLLYKDLLDETVNVEPLTKAIKYYQHLYSIHLAEQPEDCTMQLADHIKFTQSALDCMAVEVGRLRAFIQTGQDEEGFCVLLKDLDTSCSDIRQFCKKIRRRMPGTDAPGIPAALSFGPQVCETLAESRRQLAWVNAVLQEVAAAAAQLIAPLSEHEGLPAVKLEDMAFKAAEQIYGSQGINPQECLRQSCSVVIATMNKMATAMQEGEYDSDRPQNGISPAEVRAAALRAEITDAEGLGLKLEDRETVIKELKKSLKIKGEELSEANVRLSLLEKKLDSASKDADERVEKIQTILDETHSILKKKEKEFEETMDALQADIDQLEAEKAELKQRINSQSKMTIEGLRGSQASGIASIVTCGITAEEQKGVCAAAGVQVIDSPLLTQQIEAQRLSIKHLKNENNRLKAEKMRVQLASLPPLNVTKLGWREGCRPEVLSSALYRKTDQLLDTLLQMSANVKVVDITGKSPVSPSAQLLEQTARLQSLSDTLDRLKDEVAEHVVTHRPGAQVSSDFATFPCTSFVKAKEEKKGDAVLVGRVMMPCARGQEQVHRLVLSQTQLQRVHHLLQT